A single Bufo bufo chromosome 6, aBufBuf1.1, whole genome shotgun sequence DNA region contains:
- the LOC121004311 gene encoding heat shock protein beta-11-like, translating to MLCLHLQRNNDPWRSFIQPLWPASGDLFTRMEQDMIRTIEDLKANIRRMDLFHQQLMKEMVFEDSKFLPLMPSGDIKSSEGGFTLCLGVQDFSPSELTVKLYGRKLLVTGTKETKNNDGNGSYSYKCQIFRKEADLPQDVRAEDISCILTSGGQLKIEAPWQAAPALKERNVPIQLTSTVQTADQKPADGNETKDNQDSKS from the coding sequence ATGTTGTGCCTTCATCTACAGAGGAACAACGATCCATGGAGGTCCTTCATACAGCCTCTGTGGCCAGCTTCTGGAGACCTCTTTACTAGGATGGAACAGGACATGATTAGAACAATTGAGGACCTAAAAGCCAACATAAGACGTATGGATCTGTTCCACCAGCAGTTGATGAAGGAGATGGTCTTTGAAGACAGCAAGTTTCTCCCACTGATGCCTTCTGGTGACATAAAATCCAGTGAGGGTGGTTTTACGCTTTGCTTGGGAGTTCAAGACTTTTCTCCCAGTGAGCTCACAGTTAAACTATATGGGAGGAAGCTGCTTGTGACTGGAACCaaggaaacaaaaaataatgaTGGGAACGGTTCCTATTCCtacaagtgtcagatcttcaggaaGGAGGCAGATCTTCCCCAGGATGTTCGCGCAGAAGATATCAGCTGCATTTTAACCTCGGGTGGTCAACTGAAAATAGAGGCTCCATGGCAGGCTGCTCCAGCTCTGAAGGAGAGGAACGTGCCAATCCAACTtacttcaacggtacaaacagcaGACCAAAAGCCTGCAGATGGCAATGAAACAAAGGACAACCAAGATTCTAAATCTTAA